The DNA window CAAGATGTAGAGCCAAGATGTGATGAAGCCGCAAAATGTAAAACAGCAGTCCATTAATTCAGATATCGAGATAAAGtctttttgtgtataaatctaatcttaattttactaagataattatttgcataatatatatatatatagataatgtaattattatatgtaaataatataatttgtattatatagatataatttttttgtttataatttctcttaattgaaagagaaaatttatgattcatataacataaaagaatggacttattttgttttatattcgacagctttaatttattataaaatataacttagcAAATTTTAAATGCACGTAATATCGctataactatttttaatataccataaattttcaatatatttaaatttattatatgcatgacttatatgattatattattattatatgtataatttaatttataattataataataattattatcattatcgttgtttattaaaaatataattcgcaaatacgaaataaatttatctattgtTCTTGCACATACAACGacttaaaaacaatattatttgccaagaaaagaaaacactGAGTATTGCTGTATTAATTATCTATGTacgtatttacatattatattatataattataattatatatatgtatatatgtatgtgtatttgTTTATCGGAAAATTTCTTTAGACTGCGGAGACATACTCTTTTGCATTAATATCCCATACGGTTGTCTATGATAATGTTGAGGACGGCAGTTCGGTCTGCAAGTATAACAAGTACACAAATATTGCGTTATTATCGATTTTATAacgaaaacataaaaattgatttgtcGATAATCGTTTCGACGCGCATCGTATTATTATtggatttatataatgttcgcgatattcaatatttcataattatcatAAGCAAACCTCTttgaatttactttttataaattatttcgtgtattttactttaaattattatgtttgccctattgaaaattgattaacTTTTAGGCACGGTGCAAAAAGGAAAACGTAAGAATCGGTGATAAACTACATACAGTGCCCATTGCCCCAAAAATAATGTTCGTATATACATAAGTCATCtcacacaatatatatttattctaaaaatatcaaatttatccatgaaaatagatattttatttacacactttatttttaaatactttatttcttttcataattttctgaattaaatatttactgcaAAAgatgcgaaaattattttttgggcAACTTTTGTGAGAAAGGACagaaaaacgaaaataaaaaaaaattaatcaataaaaaaggtaaatttttgGATGTAAAGAACTGTAATGTTCGacacaattttgttaatgaattttgtgtaattaatgtaattacacCCTTGTGATCATTTTAGAAGATTTTGATAGATGCCTGATATTGTTCAAGACTGTCAAAGAGAATCCAAAATACTACTCGTCTTTCAGAGATCCTAACTCCTAATTGAATCAAGATTTCTTACATTCATATAAGACGTTACGCAACTTATGTCGGAGTTGTAAGTATCAAATCCCATTAAATAACTTCTGCGATTTTATCCGATCACAGTCGATCGAAGGTTCCGCACTCCTGTTTTCTATTCATAACAATGTTATCTTGTTCTCTTAGCTTGTTAACGATACGTTAAATTCCCGCAAGCATAATCATGATATCAAGGGAGCAAGATATCATGGGAATTTTTCCTGGCTTTTATTACAAAGACTGTGTTATTTCGCATgctctaaataatttattaaatccatGATTTTAGTTAATTCCATTGGATTTAATCGACATCCTCGACATCGGTGTGACAGTCGCTGATGGCATCTTCAACATCCGGAACGTGCAAGGTGTTCCCCATTTTATTAGTCATGAAAATCTGCGATGCAGCCAGGACATCGAAGTCTTCGTACATGTTATTGTAAGCGGCCGCTTCGTCCAACTTAGTCTCATCGTCGGATCCTTCCATGTCCTCGCTATCGGTGTTCGGCATATCCGGCACGTTTTGAGTGTCCTCTTTATCGATAGAAACCTCTTCCCGCGAAAGTCGGTTTCGCACTTCCACAGAGAACGGTCCGTCACCTTCCTTAGTCGTGATCATTTCGCCGCCGAACTCGGTCAGAATATCCGACGTTGGTGCGACATAAATCGTCGGTTGAATGTCGTCATCTCCCTCCATATCCTCCAAATCTGTTTCACCTTGATAGTTGTTATCAACCACATTTAAGTTGCGATTGGTCTTGTCTTTCTCATCGGCCTCGTCGCTGTAGATCTCATCGACATCGGTGAGGTTCTCTAAGAAACTGCTCCGCCGTGACCGGGATCTGGCCTCACCGTCCGCTATAAGGTAATCCAGATTGTCATTGGCCTTCACCGTGGGCTCAGTGACTTCCGCGTCAGTCACAGAGATTAACGGATTCGCTTGCGAGGCTTGCGAGGCTTGCGAGGATTGCGAGGAACCAAGCTTACTGATCTTGGTGGTGATAATTGCCAGCTCGCCCTCGGAATCCGTGTCAGAGAAGTGGAACGATGCGTTGCTCATCGCAGCGTTCAAGCGTCTTCTGGTGGATTTGGACTTGCGCTTGGACTTGACCTTCGTTCCGGAAGAACATTCTTTGTCATTTGCTTGACTGTCCTGCTTCATCGTGACGCAGTCGTGCTCATTGATTTTCGTTGCCATGCTTAGTTTCTTAAGGGTCTAACGTGCCAACAGTAAGTGCAAACTAGTAATGAActtgaaaatgaaaaatatctgaaactgaaaatattgaagaagaaaaaattgaaaaacataaaataaagttccaaattaattatttaaaataagtacgaAAACATACTCAAAACCAAAGTTATAatacaacaataaaattaacttataatttatttgtgagtataaattctgttttaaatacaatcttacatttaaaatacattttgttagttataaatatatattttatcttgcaTCAGACCTCAAGGTGAGATAAGCGAGAAAACAGGATTAGTAAGAAAATTAACAACTCGTGACAAAACTAAAAAGACTCACGTTTCAATAATTGCGTATGGATGCTTGAAAGAAGAATAAATACGAAATTTGCACCGTCCCCTTCGTCGGTACGGATAGAACTAAAGAAGTCCACCGGTACTTTCAAGCGTTTGTTGATgcagttatatttaattaagttaaggAAGCCTCACCCAACTCTTAAACCGTAAGCCGATTATCTTTCTCcccttaaattaaaatagaatgaCAATCGAATTTCATTACTTCTAAGACGAGACGAAACGATATTcgacaaaaattttctttcgacCTTGTCAAAACATTTTCCTTTTTCATGTTACACACTTTGCTTACGAACGACCTACGTCGCCAGACCTTTCTCATCGCTATATcggtaaatataaaaatatcttcacgtaataaaatattcatcaaCAACACTTTAATGTTTCATTACGCAAGTTCTCTTTTTGCACCTTGCATTTTTAGTGTTATAGACGAAATCGACTTTGAAGTTTTTCCAATTCGAATAATTCGATATGCGatttattttcttgaaatatgtattaatatttgacaCTCGCATATGCATTTCATTGGTCACGTATGTTCTTTCTATCgtctacattttatatatcataccTGTTTGTTCCTTTTGTAATGTGTCggttataaatttcttttccgGTGAGGAGGTATCGTCAGACTTATCAGGTTTTTCCATTTGTTCCATTTCGTACTTTGATTTATAGTAAtctaatttttgatttataatattagaatCTTTAAAACCTGTAATaacaaaacattattaatagtaataatataagtcAATGCTCATAAAtccttaatttaatttaggtttcaaatcttttaataaatgctaatttttaaaaaaactttctgTTAACTTttgttactaaaaataatataaaaatatataaaaataatataataacataaaaaatgactCTTTTCCATAATAAAAATCCATCCATAATAAAAAAGGCCGTGTAGGCGTGAAAAGTGTGCGTTTAATCGTGCcgtattgttgccgcttttccgcgatacTGATTAGTTCTCTCGCTTGACTTCGAGTTGCGAGAGTTGTAACTTGacagtttaattttaacagtttaattaaaacaggcgcgcgcaaagcgcgcGCTGCGTGCTAgtctctttttaaaaagtgcATGTAACATCGATACTCGCATATATCGAATGTATCGAAGTTGcctcttttccgcgatgccgattgatTCTCTCGCTGTGCTTACTTCatgttgcaagagtagctgtcattacgattaaattttgacagctgtcaaatttgtatagatatgatctatacaattatcgaCGATAAGTAGCGCGCGCGTCTCTGGTGTCtagttacataaaaaattactttatagaaataaaaaataaaatatttattattataacgttattactttgttttgattattatcatattattacttaaccgattatatatttaaagacaaattttctgtatttgaatttattacaagcatttctaattaaaactaacacaattttgtaattataaaaataattaaaaattataattattatttctaatttttttatttattatatgctatatttatcatatcaaattttttttatttattatatattttatgtagaggtaataaaaatattttaggtatactttatacttttttgtattataatatttaatagacaTACCTTTTAACTTCTTTTGTCTCTCATGTTTAACAATAGTTTCGGGGAGGACAATATTTAACACGCAAATAGGCTGCTGAGGTGGTTCTCCTTTAGCAACTTTCGGTTCTCGCATGAACAACATTCTTGCTACTGGATCCAATAACGGGTCTTTTACTTTTACATGGAATGACAATCGATTCTGTCGAAAAGCCCTGAACGTGAACTTCAACTGCATGCCGGATTTCGTTACTGGCACTAAGTTTCCACTGAACTCAATATAAAGGTCTCTTCCGTCAAGTGCCTATTAAATaaacacaagaaaaaattaaattaaatattaacatgttattttttaacaattgttaaatagtaatataataaaaaagaatatattatctaaaacaagtatatcaacaatattaatgtctattttataaacaagataaaagcttttaaaaaagaaaaatttatctaaatctaataaaaattatcccacaaaatttatttttaaaaagattatacaaTCAAAGtagtttaatatttgttacattatattataaaaatacctCAACATCGCGGCTTTTAACGATTTCCATAAATTCCTCTTGTCTTTCCAAAGTGTGCATGCCTTCCTTACCATCAGTCATGCATAATATTCGCAACGTAGCTTCTAACACGTCCATTCTCTTCGAGTATATTACAAAACTGAAGAAAGAAGcgtttgtttatattaactcAAGAGAATTAAAGAACTggtgttataatatatataaataacagaaAAACGCTCACTTTGTTATATATGGCACATGTAAGGATGCTTCATATAACTCCGTTGCCATTTTTGGTACTGCGCTAATATTTCTACAATCCATCAACCAGAATCGTGCTGAAACGGTAGTGGTGAATGACACCTTATCATTCATGAAAGTTAATGGCGTTGATCCAGTAACATCTTCCCACTGTGACTCATTTGTTCCAcctaaaattaattgatttttgttattttgacatttgttactgtagaaaaaaaattcatatcttaaaaatataaaatcaattttttgttcttctttGCTGTGTgagcaatataataataattaacttccaagagacattataaaaattaatgatcaagactaaaattaaaattgcttgTAAAcgttataatttgatattgaaTTTATACAAACTTCCTCGTTGGGGAAAAAGTTATTAGTatgatcaaattaatttataaagttaaatgaaaatgttttaattaatttaattaagttttcttttatattgaatgttagtaattataaatatttcctttttttaagaaaataagtttGATTTTTCGTATTTATTTTGCTTGCTTGCTCTGAAATTCTAAAATGTTCATAGATACCCGCGATGCTGCACAAGAGCCGTAACGTAGGTGTCTCTCCACCATATTGATTGATCATCCCCTTGTTCGCGGCTTGTGGCACGGGGATCGTAAGTGTTATCGGTTTGTGGAACTTTCGTCGCCTGGGTTCGATCGTAATCACTGGTGAAACAGCAACGCAATTGCCAAGCAGTTTAGCTGTGAGTTCAGCCGGAATAACGTGCGCCTAAATACAAATGAGagctttacatttttttcattattcgtCCTCTTATGATCTCTTGCAATATCTTACAATCTCTTGCGATATATCAGTCAAATTTACAGATTTAACTACCTGTAAGccaactttaattttttttgttaatgctCCTGGTGGAAAAACGGCCTGCACATGGTTCGCTACGCTGGATAACAAAATGCAGCCTTCGGCGCCGATAACATGGACTTCTTGCTTAATTCTGGTTACAATGGCGAAATATTGCGGGAAGTCTGTAGTAATTATGCGAATAATTCTACCTGAGTGTGCAACGCTCATCTGAGGATCTAAAAAACAATAcctttgtttaattataaaataatatattaaaattaaaatttgtaagcatttattaagattgtgtaataattaatttaaatatattttactaaaaaaacaattctaATAAATCACGCATAATTGtagaaaagatttaaaaataacaaaaaatagaaatttcaaggatatatgtataataaatttgtgtgagatgcaaaaaaatttttggttaatatataaattttatgaaattgtacCATAAGGCGTATTAAAAAGAGTATCATCATTATCCACTGAGTTATCGTGTTCCTTCCACGTTTCACCATTCTCACTTCGCAGGATAATAATTTCCCGTTCTTTGCGAACGGACGCAAAGTGCGGTATGTCAATTAAGACGGGtctgaaatgatttatttccaTGTAAACCCGAATATTAAAGAGTTAAcgttagtatattttatatttattttatacacacacacacacacacacacacacacacacacacacacacacacacacacatatatatatattttattattaggaaaaaaaaattttgtaaatagttTTGATATCTAATATgtcgaaattaattaaagtaccCTAAAAATCTCGCGCCCACTGGGCCCATCTCGATAATTCGAGTAGCGAGCGCCTCTCCTTCCATCAAAGGGGGCGGATTCGGCACTTTACTTGCTTTTACTAGTCTACATGTTACGCGAATCGGCATCGTTGCTCTTCGAGGCGGCACAATAATCCGTACACCGCTGTGTCTGCATCCCTTCATGGCACCACCACGTGCATCGACCagaaaacttattaaaaatctgtaaatcCAGACCTTTGTAATTTCTTGCACccatttgatttttttttccacgtaAATTAACCATTGATTTATACTTACGATCTAAAGTGCAGCTTTCTACAAAGAAAAACATACATTCTTAGATTAAGTCTgaacaaaaatcttttaatagaagttatataattgtgtgaatatatgattatataacggtatattatcttattgaaCTAATCGATATTTACCCCAGATTCAGTCCGTCGTTATCAAATTCATTTTCTGCTAAACAGTAGTTATTGATTTGTGCAAATTCCTTATCTTCTTttgtaactaaaataaaaataattataaatctcaTATGCATGCactaatttttccaaaaaaaaaaaaaaaaaaaaaattaagttattttaatttacaaactttataatatttgtatatttttatttgaataaagaaCTAAAATACACATACTTCAAACAAAAAAGAGATCAAAAAGTTCGAAAGAATCAAAAAATCGAtctaaaaacataaattcctttaaaagtttcaaaatgattttataatgatCTCAAAGTTTATACATGACTCtcaaaattcattatttgttaGGAAATTATAAACGTTAAAACAAACTCTTTAAAacaacttaaataataaaatttatctcttttaCTTTGTCTGTGCACAGGGTCATCCCTAGTAACATCAATAGGCAACGAATCATCCCTTAAACTCTTCATCAAATCTGCTGTAAGATATCGATAAGGTTGTTCATTAATTAATGCGTCAGAAcctaaaaagagaaattattctttgcaaaaagtttaattattctcAGCATTCTTTGCATCTATGCACACATACCTCCTTCATCTTCCGAATCAGACATAAAACTAGTCTCTTGCAAGCTTTCCGGAGCTATTACTTTGTACTTTTCTTCCCAATTTTTGTTATCTGGAGTCCCATTGTCATAAGGCAATCCCTTCAGCACTTCCATCACAGAGATATATCCTAATTTTTGCGCTATATTCAGTGCCGTTAAACCATCCTGTGACAAcaggttttataaatttattaaaatctactcaggataatattctttttgagctaaatttaaattaaagtttataatttacatcaaattaatttaattactttaaaagttacataaacaaaaaaactaACTCAGATACaagttacgttaagattaaattaaattaaaaattaattttgaaaaagattatttatatatattaaattagaaagtcataattttttaaaattaaattattcaaaacaattataatatagaaaaaaaggtaacaagttaaaatttacatattttagaaataattatttaaagtttaaacattaaaattaaataaattaacatataacaATATCAGTACATTAATTCTTCCGACTGATATACGTTTAAACGTATTAATGAATTAAGTTGATCGTCTAATAATCTGCATCAGATCTtagtgataaatataatttttcaattaatttaatttaataccccggctaaaatattattttttgcaataaatttatttattagttctTTGGGGTGATTTTAAGATGCTCTTGAGCATCGATATTTAGCTTTAGTAACTGTGTTGCAAGACGAAACCTGTTGGCACGCAGTTTATATGAgctaagaattaaattaatagaaaaattatatttatcattaaaatccAATGCAGAGTTTTAGGCGATCTgcttaatttattgttttgactaatttaaattcaaagttattaacttttaactttttaactaattactactctactaataatataaaatttatatttataatattttgcaatctttaattcttaatttattcttatagaaattgtaaaaaattttatttatctaaatgcCTAAAGAGGCAAAAGTTTATCTAATTAtcttaacaatataattataaaactttaaattattttataagcaatagttatatttaatcattttttaatattattattattattattaataaatcaataaatagacattataacataaataaacaattgcaTACAtagcaataatatatgttgcTTACATTAGTGCACGCTTTATGTGAAGCATTTCCTTCCAACAAAGCCGTGACGATATGAGCTTGACCCTGTTGGGCCGCCTGATGAAGCGGAGTATAATTCTGATTAGTTCTAACATCAATCGCGGCGttatgtttcaataaaaagCGTATCATTGACAAATTTCCGAAGTGTGCAGCCACATGTATCGGTCTATAACCAGTTTCTGTTTGACTCTCAACATCGGCCCCGTTCTTCACCAAGATAGAAGCCACCCTAATGAAATCTTCTTGGGCGCATAAATGCAATGCCGTAAGTCCGTTCTGACAGATtgcaatgagaaaaaattgagATAACGAAAAAATAGTGCATCCATCATTGTTCATGATTttgtatttcattaaatttaaatattaaaaattaattcaatataaaaaataacttttttttaagttatattaacCAAAAGTTGATACAAGATATTACTTAACcaaattactaattttatagTTACAAACAATAAggaatatatgtaaatatatcaaaaataatttaagaaacactgcgaaaaaaagaagttcaaaaatttttaaaatatatactatatactatatactataattttgatttgatGGAATcaggaatattaaataaataaattaaataaagaatcatATACAATTTGTACAACTAAGCTCGTATACCTAAAATCGTAATCTATAAACATGAAATATTTGAGGAAAGACCAATTTACCTTGGCTTTGTGATTGGGATTGGCACCATGCTCTATGAGCAAATTTGTCATATCGTAATGTCCTTTTTGGGCACTTAAATGCAACGGGGTGAAACCCGCTTTGGATTCCGCGTTCGCGTTCGCCCCTTTCTCCAAGAGAGAAGAGGCAATATCCATCTAGCCACATGAAAGGGATCGTTTTTGCAAAACAGTTAATAGCgacaataataaa is part of the Monomorium pharaonis isolate MP-MQ-018 chromosome 2, ASM1337386v2, whole genome shotgun sequence genome and encodes:
- the LOC105837309 gene encoding uncharacterized protein LOC105837309, with product MATKINEHDCVTMKQDSQANDKECSSGTKVKSKRKSKSTRRRLNAAMSNASFHFSDTDSEGELAIITTKISKLGSSQSSQASQASQANPLISVTDAEVTEPTVKANDNLDYLIADGEARSRSRRSSFLENLTDVDEIYSDEADEKDKTNRNLNVVDNNYQGETDLEDMEGDDDIQPTIYVAPTSDILTEFGGEMITTKEGDGPFSVEVRNRLSREEVSIDKEDTQNVPDMPNTDSEDMEGSDDETKLDEAAAYNNMYEDFDVLAASQIFMTNKMGNTLHVPDVEDAISDCHTDVEDVD
- the LOC105837307 gene encoding ankyrin-3 isoform X8, translated to MVPYRDDSQRAVNRGADDTTAFLRAARSGNLEKVVEFLDTDLDINTANSNGLNALHLASKDGHVEIVTELLKRGAKVDAATKKGNTALHIASLAGQSEIVNILIQFGAAVNIQSQNGFTPLYMAAQENHDHVVKLLLSNGANQSLATEDGFTPLAVAMQQGHDKVVSVLLENDLKGKVRLPALHIAAKKDDCKAADLLLQNDHKPDVTSKSGFTPLHIAAHYGNEEIARLLIKRGADVNYLAKHNISPLHVAAKWGKNNMVKILLENSAQIDAKTRDGLTPLHCAARSGHEQVVSTLLENSAPISARTKNGLSPLHMASQGDHVDAARVLMFHRAPVDEVTIDYLTSLHVAAHCGHARVAKLLLDRKADPNARALNGFTPLHIACKKNRIKVVELLLKHGASIESTTESGLTPLHVASFMGCMNIVIFLLQHEANPDVPTVRGETPLHLAARANQTDIIRILLRNGAQVDARAREQQTPLHIASRLGNIDIVMLLLQHGAAVDTATKDMYTALHIAAKEGQEEVAAILVENKASLKAATKNGFTPLHIAAKYGNMNVANILLQKESKLDVQGKNDITPLHLAGHYEHPNIATLLLEKGASPHLASQNGHTPLHIAARKNQMDIASSLLEKGANANAESKAGFTPLHLSAQKGHYDMTNLLIEHGANPNHKAKNGLTALHLCAQEDFIRVASILVKNGADVESQTETGYRPIHVAAHFGNLSMIRFLLKHNAAIDVRTNQNYTPLHQAAQQGQAHIVTALLEGNASHKACTNDGLTALNIAQKLGYISVMEVLKGLPYDNGTPDNKNWEEKYKVIAPESLQETSFMSDSEDEGGSDALINEQPYRYLTADLMKSLRDDSLPIDVTRDDPVHRQITKEDKEFAQINNYCLAENEFDNDGLNLGKLHFRSFLISFLVDARGGAMKGCRHSGVRIIVPPRRATMPIRVTCRLVKASKVPNPPPLMEGEALATRIIEMGPVGARFLGPVLIDIPHFASVRKEREIIILRSENGETWKEHDNSVDNDDTLFNTPYDPQMSVAHSGRIIRIITTDFPQYFAIVTRIKQEVHVIGAEGCILLSSVANHVQAVFPPGALTKKIKVGLQAHVIPAELTAKLLGNCVAVSPVITIEPRRRKFHKPITLTIPVPQAANKGMINQYGGETPTLRLLCSIAGGTNESQWEDVTGSTPLTFMNDKVSFTTTVSARFWLMDCRNISAVPKMATELYEASLHVPYITNFVIYSKRMDVLEATLRILCMTDGKEGMHTLERQEEFMEIVKSRDVEALDGRDLYIEFSGNLVPVTKSGMQLKFTFRAFRQNRLSFHVKVKDPLLDPVARMLFMREPKVAKGEPPQQPICVLNIVLPETIVKHERQKKLKGFKDSNIINQKLDYYKSKYEMEQMEKPDKSDDTSSPEKKFITDTLQKEQTGEKDNRLTV
- the LOC105837307 gene encoding ankyrin-3 isoform X7: MVPYRDDSQRAVNRGADDTTAFLRAARSGNLEKVVEFLDTDLDINTANSNGLNALHLASKDGHVEIVTELLKRGAKVDAATKKGNTALHIASLAGQSEIVNILIQFGAAVNIQSQNGFTPLYMAAQENHDHVVKLLLSNGANQSLATEDGFTPLAVAMQQGHDKVVSVLLENDLKGKVRLPALHIAAKKDDCKAADLLLQNDHKPDVTSKSGFTPLHIAAHYGNEEIARLLIKRGADVNYLAKHNISPLHVAAKWGKNNMVKILLENSAQIDAKTRDGLTPLHCAARSGHEQVVSTLLENSAPISARTKNGLSPLHMASQGDHVDAARVLMFHRAPVDEVTIDYLTSLHVAAHCGHARVAKLLLDRKADPNARALNGFTPLHIACKKNRIKVVELLLKHGASIESTTESGLTPLHVASFMGCMNIVIFLLQHEANPDVPTVRGETPLHLAARANQTDIIRILLRNGAQVDARAREQQTPLHIASRLGNIDIVMLLLQHGAAVDTATKDMYTALHIAAKEGQEEVAAILVENKASLKAATKNGFTPLHIAAKYGNMNVANILLQKESKLDVQGKNDITPLHLAGHYEHPNIATLLLEKGASPHLASQNGHTPLHIAARKNQMDIASSLLEKGANANAESKAGFTPLHLSAQKGHYDMTNLLIEHGANPNHKAKNGLTALHLCAQEDFIRVASILVKNGADVESQTETGYRPIHVAAHFGNLSMIRFLLKHNAAIDVRTNQNYTPLHQAAQQGQAHIVTALLEGNASHKACTNDGLTALNIAQKLGYISVMEVLKGLPYDNGTPDNKNWEEKYKVIAPESLQETSFMSDSEDEGGSDALINEQPYRYLTADLMKSLRDDSLPIDVTRDDPVHRQITKEDKEFAQINNYCLAENEFDNDGLNLGKLHFRSFLISFLVDARGGAMKGCRHSGVRIIVPPRRATMPIRVTCRLVKASKVPNPPPLMEGEALATRIIEMGPVGARFLGPVLIDIPHFASVRKEREIIILRSENGETWKEHDNSVDNDDTLFNTPYDPQMSVAHSGRIIRIITTDFPQYFAIVTRIKQEVHVIGAEGCILLSSVANHVQAVFPPGALTKKIKVGLQAHVIPAELTAKLLGNCVAVSPVITIEPRRRKFHKPITLTIPVPQAANKGMINQYGGETPTLRLLCSIAGGTNESQWEDVTGSTPLTFMNDKVSFTTTVSARFWLMDCRNISAVPKMATELYEASLHVPYITNFVIYSKRMDVLEATLRILCMTDGKEGMHTLERQEEFMEIVKSRDVEALDGRDLYIEFSGNLVPVTKSGMQLKFTFRAFRQNRLSFHVKVKDPLLDPVARMLFMREPKVAKGEPPQQPICVLNIVLPETIVKHERQKKLKGFKDSNIINQKLDYYKSKYEMEQMEKPDKSDDTSSPEKKFITDTLQKEQTDRTAVLNIIIDNRMGY